A window of Spirochaetaceae bacterium contains these coding sequences:
- the murB gene encoding UDP-N-acetylmuramate dehydrogenase, with the protein MEGAARVEANASLAARNTLRVAATARYLVRVGGTAPEAVARDLAELLADARFDGLPRMVLGGGSNVLFAGDYPGVAIMPQASEIAVQEDGESATVTVAAGHDWHRLVQFTVARGWGGIENLSLIPGSVGAAPIQNIGAYGAQLSDVFVDLEAVPLAGGEARTMDAAACAFGYRDSVFKQALCDRMLITRVRLRLDKRPRLNLEYAGVREELARMAVTEPTVGDVSRAIVRLRRRKLPDPDTLPNAGSFFKNPVLAPDRYALVRERCPQVAGVAAAGGFKVPAAQLIEACGLRGRRFGRAGVAERHALVLVNHGGATGADLLSAATAVEQAVMDRFAVTLEREVRVIGAEEES; encoded by the coding sequence TTGGAGGGTGCCGCGCGGGTCGAGGCGAATGCCTCGCTGGCCGCCCGCAACACGCTGCGGGTGGCGGCCACGGCGCGCTACCTGGTGCGCGTCGGAGGCACTGCACCCGAGGCCGTGGCGCGGGACCTGGCCGAGTTGCTCGCAGACGCGCGCTTCGACGGCCTGCCGCGCATGGTGCTCGGCGGCGGCAGCAACGTCCTGTTCGCCGGCGACTACCCCGGTGTCGCAATCATGCCGCAGGCGTCCGAGATCGCCGTGCAGGAGGACGGCGAGTCGGCCACCGTGACCGTGGCGGCCGGTCACGACTGGCACCGGCTGGTGCAGTTCACCGTGGCGCGCGGCTGGGGCGGCATCGAGAACCTGAGCCTGATTCCCGGCTCCGTGGGCGCGGCGCCGATTCAGAACATCGGCGCCTACGGCGCTCAGCTCTCCGACGTGTTCGTCGACCTGGAGGCAGTGCCGCTGGCCGGCGGCGAGGCGCGCACCATGGACGCGGCCGCGTGCGCGTTCGGTTACCGCGACAGCGTGTTCAAGCAGGCCCTGTGCGACCGCATGCTGATCACCCGCGTACGCCTGCGGCTCGACAAGCGCCCGCGCCTGAACCTGGAGTATGCCGGCGTGCGCGAGGAACTGGCGCGGATGGCGGTCACCGAGCCCACGGTCGGCGACGTGAGCCGCGCAATCGTCCGCCTGCGCCGCCGCAAGCTGCCCGATCCCGACACGCTGCCCAACGCCGGATCCTTCTTCAAGAACCCGGTGCTCGCTCCCGACCGCTACGCCCTGGTCCGGGAGCGCTGCCCGCAGGTCGCCGGGGTGGCGGCGGCGGGAGGTTTCAAGGTGCCGGCGGCGCAGTTGATCGAGGCATGCGGCCTGCGCGGCCGCCGCTTCGGACGCGCGGGCGTGGCCGAGCGCCACGCCCTGGTGCTGGTCAACCACGGCGGCGCCACCGGCGCCGACCTGCTGTCCGCCGCGACCGCCGTCGAGCAAGCAGTGATGGACCGCTTCGCCGTAACGCTGGAGCGCGAAGTACGCGTAATCGGCGCCGAGGAGGAAAGCTGA